The following are encoded together in the Anopheles nili chromosome 3, idAnoNiliSN_F5_01, whole genome shotgun sequence genome:
- the LOC128725326 gene encoding ceramide phosphoethanolamine synthase-like: MSSQKYAYELGHLLKNINASSIPPATSSGMPEQHNHPSVLGWTCETVSDWARKEGLSRRIIEWIAREDIDGRCLLAITEQDVHDLPQHCASKLRFGDIKRFWFATRLLQRQHHLATSGSFGLPGLWNGEYGLSASDILPPAHQAAGVGAAHHPGPGNLHHHHHHHHNASLLSSMGTSYGSVGYSYSDLERISPPMSIDGCATCIQPEFFKTMISLGYAFLVTWITAFVMVVVHERVPDMKKYPPLPDIFLDNVPHIPWAFHMCEVTGTILFCIWVCVLVVHKHRMVLLRRFFALAGTVFLLRCVTMLITSLSVPGTHLECTPHDHKFDDSNVRLSEMIYLRISRAYTIWSGLGMSIQGVRTCGDYMFSGHTVALTLLNFFITEYTPRNLYFLHTLTWLLNMFGIFFILAAHEHYSIDVFVAFYITSRLFLYYHTLANNQALMSHDSNRTRIWFPMFSYFESSVDGIIPNEYDTVYGVLYKAFGFVLYVKDVCMLTARRFWITNIDGPAGVLKTKSLLQHLQTKQCQEQQATGNKEDTTSTKAKNGIEEDSDEQQQSNTRKLLLSSNIEHNPIPFASPASNINANYDVASLKRKSFGNNNGNAGSLPKSANDSPKMNIINNNNNNNHLPPGSVGNDEVSGPKDNAKKEL; this comes from the exons ATGTCATCGCAAAAATATGCGTACGAGCTCGGGCATCTACTGAAGAATATTAATGCAAGCAGCATACCACCGGCCACCAGCAGCGGCATGCCGGAACAACATAACCACCCCAGCGTGCTGGGCTGGACGTGCGAAACCGTGAGCGATTGGGCGCGCAAGGAAGGCCTATCGCGGCGCATCATCGAGTGGATTGCCCGCGAGGACATCGACGGACGGTGTCTCCTTGCGATTACGGAGCAGGATGTGCACGATCTACCGCAGCACTGCGCCTCGAAGCTGCGCTTCGGCGATATCAAGCGGTTCTGGTTCGCCACGCGGCTTTTGCAGCGTCAGCACCATCTCGCCACGTCCGGTTCGTTTGGATTGCCTGGCCTGTGGAACGGCGAGTATGGATTGAGTGCCAGCGATATCCTACCACCTGCACATCAAGCGGCGGGTGTTGGGGCAGCACATCATCCTGGGCCAGGCAatctgcatcatcatcaccaccaccatcacaatGCATCGCTCTTGTCGAGCATGGGAACGAGCTACGGATCGGTCGGTTACAGCTACAGCGACCTCGAGCGCATCTCTCCGCCAATGTCCATCGACGGGTGTGCCACGTGCATACAACCTGAGTTTTTTAAAACGATGATAAGTTTGG GATACGCCTTTCTGGTCACCTGGATCACCGCGtttgtgatggtggtggtacaCGAACGCGTGCCGGACATGAAGAAGTACCCACCCTTACCGGATATCTTCCTGGACAACGTACCCCACATACCGTGGGCTTTCCACATGTGCGAGGTTACCGGTACCATTTTGTTCTGCATATGGGTGTGCGTCCTGGTGGTACACAAGCACCG GATGGTGTTGCTGCGACGGTTCTTTGCACTGGCTGGAACCGTGTTCTTGCTGCGCTGTGTAACGatgctgattacgtccctgagCGTTCCGGGAACCCATCTGGAATGTACACCGCATGATCACAAGTTTGACGATAGCAA CGTACGCTTATCGGAAATGATCTACCTTCGAATCAGTCGTGCCTATACAATTTGGAGTGGGCTTGGCATGTCCATACAGGGCGTCCGGACGTGCGGGGATTACATGTTTAGTGGCCACACGGTCGCGTTGACATTGCTCAACTTCTTCATTACCGAAT ATACGCCTCGGAATCTATACTTCCTGCATACGCTTACCTGGCTGTTGAATATGTTCggtatatttttcattctgGCCGCCCACGAGCATTACTCAATCGATGTGTTCGTTGCTTTCTACATAACTTCGAGATTATTTTTATACTACCATACGTTAGCTAACAACCAG GCACTGATGTCGCACGATTCCAACCGCACACGCATATGGTTTCCCATGTTTAGCTACTTCGAAAGCTCGGTCGATGGCATCATTCCAAACGAATACGACACGGTGTATGGCGTGCTGTACAAGGCGTTCGGTTTTGTGCTCTACGTAAAGGATGTATGCATGCTGACGGCACGCCGCTTCTGGATTACCAATATCGATGGGCCAGCAGGTGTGTTGAAGACAAAGTCGCTACTGCAACATCTGCAGACCAAACAATGCCAAGAGCAACAGGCCACCGGTAACAAGGAGGACACCACCTCAACCAAAGCGAAAAATGGCATCGAGGAAGATTCagacgagcagcagcaatcaAACACCCGAAAGCTTTTGCTTTCGAGCAACATCGAACATAACCCGATCCCCTTTGCTAGTCCCGCCAGCAATATCAACGCTAATTACGACGTCGCTAGTCTGAAGCGAAAGTCCTTTGGCAACAATAACGGCAACGCGGGTTCCCTTCCAAAAAGCGCCAATGATTCTCCAAAGATGAATATtattaacaacaacaacaacaacaaccatcTTCCTCCCGGCAGTGTTGGGAACGACGAAGTGAGTGGACCAAAGGATAATGCCAAGAAGGAACTGTAA